Proteins found in one Podarcis muralis chromosome 5, rPodMur119.hap1.1, whole genome shotgun sequence genomic segment:
- the UQCRH gene encoding cytochrome b-c1 complex subunit 6, mitochondrial — protein MGRQDEKALEGRSGDPEEEEEEEELVDPLTTLREHCEQIEKCVKARERLEECNARVSSKSHTEEKCTEELFDFLHARDHCVAHKLFSKLK, from the exons ATGGGGCGGCAGGATGAGAAGGCGCTGGAGGGCCGGAGCGGGGACCCCGAG gaggaggaggaggaagaagagcttgTG GATCCTTTAACTACTCTAAGGGAGCATTGTGAACAGATTGAGAAATGTGTGAAAGCTCGGGAACGTTTAGAGGAGTGTAATGCTCGAGTGTCATCCAAGTCCCATACAGAGGAGAAGTGTACAGAGGAACTCTTTGACTTCTTGCACGCTAGAGACCATTGT GTGGCTCATAAACTCTTCAGCAAATTGAAATAA
- the LRRC41 gene encoding leucine-rich repeat-containing protein 41 isoform X1, whose amino-acid sequence MEAKSAEEISDRSPLSLFELSAAAVSAAMGRVEREVWALPGPILQGILPLLNIYYLERIEETAVKKGLSTQPIWCKLWFDIMKTRPSRLESIKCWRKKFIETFFSNVLRGILDVSLHQRLSDPSFLPLLHTSRHVTQLTIYNMLEGVSELMAKHNQSVLENLAVSLTSLTFRHLLSSSLSTRQQLSSFLHRLIHHGAVNHLSMYSWPDPDPALLALILKMSAGVWHPGKTLLDQENLCHLCREKCVDQSQKLDEEHWGSRQLFQSSVSGQHNNSDLRNEKLLPSVPQESLLGFQNAVELARTSSETLKAPVGCRLGCNSRQSKMQQSSCSESYSAEEGSVTFIPAKTFQDVPTLEKYQKRRKAVTAKKRTCHQRSSKVPAESEDLYDFVFAIAREEEENTPCSKRRNAKEEESLASCSRLSEEAASSSGTVCTEGTRSAGMPSLKTTGHFRSVSTLEVFSISLTRNTCQMLGNLLSSWVSLEKLVLSLNGLGPGIFSILSGLRALSRHSDYRLRVVRISDMFSHVPCMNLVHAFLSAVPLLQTLLVSFDLKTATERGRPEESWDSSPFEEEIPESHLEHLEIRFPREPLQTSLLVPVLKASRSLQSLSLDSVAISCPQEVGLLLQALKEYSPSLKKLSFHDVNLSGHSKEVLLLLQDPVLQEITFSFCRLFENCTAELLSEIINAVKKNSTLKSLRLPGNRLGNHRLVALADIFSEDSSSSICHLDLSSNCIKPAGLLEFAKKLENYIAQRGEQIKFTKLCLYQNWLDQDTVTAQEALWRLKAMCSIVSDTWDSSQALADYISVM is encoded by the exons ATGGAGGCCAAGTCTGCGGAAGAGATCTCTGATCGGAGCCCCCTCAGCCTGTTCGAGCTCAGCGCGGCGGCAGTCAGCGCCGCCATGGGACGCGTGGAGAGAGAGGTTTGGG CACTTCCAGGTCCGATACTTCAAGGAATCTTGCCTCTGCTTAACATCTACTACCTGGAGCGAATTGAGGAGACCGCTGTGAAAAAGG GTCTCTCAACCCAACCTATATGGTGCAAGCTCTGGTTTGACATAATGAAAACAAGACCTTCTAGATTAGAG AGCATCAAGTGTTGGAGGAAGAAGTTCATTGAAACTTTCTTCTCAAATGTGCTCCGTGGCATCCTGGATGTGTCTTTACACCAGCGCCTAAGTGACCCTTCCTTTTTGCCCCTGCTGCACACTTCGCGGCATGTTACCCAGCTTACCATCTACAACATGCTTGAGGGAGTGTCAGAGCTGATGGCCAAACACAATCAGAGCGTCCTAGAAAACTTGGCTGTCTCCCTCACATCCCTGACATTCCGTCACCTCCTCTCCTCCAGTCTGTCTACTAGGCAACAGTTGAGTTCATTCCTTCATCGCCTAATTCATCATGGGGCTGTGAACCACCTCTCTATGTATTCTTGGCCTGACCCTGACCCAGCACTTTTAGCCCTCATTCTGAAAATGAGTGCTGGGGTTTGGCACCCTGGAAAAACACTCCTGGACCAAGAAAACCTTTGCCATCTGTGCAGAGAGAAATGTGTTGACCAGAGCCAAAAGCTAGATGAAGAGCATTGGGGTTCAAGGCAGCTATTTCAGAGTTCAGTCAGTGGCCAGCATAATAATAGTGATCTGAGGAATGAGAAACTGTTACCTAGTGTGCCTCAAGAATCTCTTCTGGGCTTTCAAAATGCAGTAGAATTGGCCAGAACTAGCAGCGAAACTCTAAAAGCCCCGGTGGGATGCAGATTGGGTTGCAATTCTAGGCAAAGCAAAATGCAGCAGAGCTCATGTTCAGAAAGTTACAGTGCTGAAGAGGGATCTGTCACTTTTATCCCAGCAAAGACATTTCAAGATGTCCCTACTTTGgaaaaatatcaaaagaggcgtAAAGCTGTAACAGCAAAAAAGCGCACCTGCCATCAGAGGAGCAGCAAAGTCCCCGCAGAGTCAGAAGACCTTTACGACTTTGTCTTTGCGATTgcgagggaagaggaggagaatacACCGTGTAGCAAAAGAAGGAATGCCAAGGAGGAAGAAAGCCTTGCTAGCTGTTCCCGTCTCTCAGAAGAGGCTGCCAGTAGTTCTGGTACGGTTTGCACAGAGGGAACCCGATCTGCTGGGATGCCTTCTCTGAAAACAACGGGTCATTTCCGAAGTGTGTCCACACTGGAAGTGTTCTCCATCTCTCTGACCAGGAATACGTGCCAGATGCTGGGGAACCTGCTGAGCTCTTGGGTGTCTTTAGAAAAACTTGTTCTGTCTTTGAATG GCCTGGGCCCCGGCATCTTCAGTATCCTCTCTGGGCTCCGGGCCCTGTCTCGCCACAGCGATTACCGCCTCCGTGTGGTGCGCATCAGTGACATGTTCTCGCATGTCCCCTGCATGAATCTTGTTCATGCTTTCCTGAGTGCCGTGCCGTTACTTCAAACCCTCTTGGTCAGCTTTGATCTCAAAACCGCAACAGAGCGAGGCAGGCCGGAAGAGAGCTGGGACTCGTCACCCTTTGAAGAAGAGATTCCAG AGAGCCATTTGGAACACCTTGAAATCCGATTCCCTAGAGAGCCTCTTCAGACAAGTCTCCTGGTGCCTGTGTTGAAGGCCTCAAGGTCTCTCCAGAGCCTCTCTCTAGACAGCGTTGCAATTTCCTGTCCTCAAGAAGTTGGGCTTCTCCTACAGGCACTCAAAG AGTACAGCCCTAGCCTGAAGAAGCTAAGCTTTCATGATGTCAACCTTTCTGGCCACTCAAAAGAAGTCCTCCTCCTGCTACAGGATCCCGTTCTTCAAG AAATCACCTTTTCATTCTGTCGGCTGTTTGAAAACTGCACTGCTGAGCTCCTGTCCGAAATAATAAACGCCGTGAAGAAGAACTCAACACTGAAGAGCCTCAGACTCCCTGGAAATAGGCTGG GAAATCACAGGCTTGTTGCATTGGCTGACATTTTTTCTGAAGATTCATCATCTTCCATCTGTCATCTGGATTTAAG CTCTAACTGTATCAAACCTGCTGGACTCCTGGAGTTTGCCAAGAAGCTGGAGAATTACATAGCCCAACGTGGAGAACAAATCAAATTCACCAAGCTGTGCCTCTATCAGAACTGGCTGGACCAAGATACTGTAACTGCTCAAGAGGCTCTTTGGCGGCTAAAAGCTATGTGCAGCATAGTCAGTGACACGTGGGATTCATCTCAGGCCTTGGCTGACTATATCAGTGTGATGTGA
- the LRRC41 gene encoding leucine-rich repeat-containing protein 41 isoform X2, translating to MKTRPSRLESIKCWRKKFIETFFSNVLRGILDVSLHQRLSDPSFLPLLHTSRHVTQLTIYNMLEGVSELMAKHNQSVLENLAVSLTSLTFRHLLSSSLSTRQQLSSFLHRLIHHGAVNHLSMYSWPDPDPALLALILKMSAGVWHPGKTLLDQENLCHLCREKCVDQSQKLDEEHWGSRQLFQSSVSGQHNNSDLRNEKLLPSVPQESLLGFQNAVELARTSSETLKAPVGCRLGCNSRQSKMQQSSCSESYSAEEGSVTFIPAKTFQDVPTLEKYQKRRKAVTAKKRTCHQRSSKVPAESEDLYDFVFAIAREEEENTPCSKRRNAKEEESLASCSRLSEEAASSSGTVCTEGTRSAGMPSLKTTGHFRSVSTLEVFSISLTRNTCQMLGNLLSSWVSLEKLVLSLNGLGPGIFSILSGLRALSRHSDYRLRVVRISDMFSHVPCMNLVHAFLSAVPLLQTLLVSFDLKTATERGRPEESWDSSPFEEEIPESHLEHLEIRFPREPLQTSLLVPVLKASRSLQSLSLDSVAISCPQEVGLLLQALKEYSPSLKKLSFHDVNLSGHSKEVLLLLQDPVLQEITFSFCRLFENCTAELLSEIINAVKKNSTLKSLRLPGNRLGNHRLVALADIFSEDSSSSICHLDLSSNCIKPAGLLEFAKKLENYIAQRGEQIKFTKLCLYQNWLDQDTVTAQEALWRLKAMCSIVSDTWDSSQALADYISVM from the exons ATGAAAACAAGACCTTCTAGATTAGAG AGCATCAAGTGTTGGAGGAAGAAGTTCATTGAAACTTTCTTCTCAAATGTGCTCCGTGGCATCCTGGATGTGTCTTTACACCAGCGCCTAAGTGACCCTTCCTTTTTGCCCCTGCTGCACACTTCGCGGCATGTTACCCAGCTTACCATCTACAACATGCTTGAGGGAGTGTCAGAGCTGATGGCCAAACACAATCAGAGCGTCCTAGAAAACTTGGCTGTCTCCCTCACATCCCTGACATTCCGTCACCTCCTCTCCTCCAGTCTGTCTACTAGGCAACAGTTGAGTTCATTCCTTCATCGCCTAATTCATCATGGGGCTGTGAACCACCTCTCTATGTATTCTTGGCCTGACCCTGACCCAGCACTTTTAGCCCTCATTCTGAAAATGAGTGCTGGGGTTTGGCACCCTGGAAAAACACTCCTGGACCAAGAAAACCTTTGCCATCTGTGCAGAGAGAAATGTGTTGACCAGAGCCAAAAGCTAGATGAAGAGCATTGGGGTTCAAGGCAGCTATTTCAGAGTTCAGTCAGTGGCCAGCATAATAATAGTGATCTGAGGAATGAGAAACTGTTACCTAGTGTGCCTCAAGAATCTCTTCTGGGCTTTCAAAATGCAGTAGAATTGGCCAGAACTAGCAGCGAAACTCTAAAAGCCCCGGTGGGATGCAGATTGGGTTGCAATTCTAGGCAAAGCAAAATGCAGCAGAGCTCATGTTCAGAAAGTTACAGTGCTGAAGAGGGATCTGTCACTTTTATCCCAGCAAAGACATTTCAAGATGTCCCTACTTTGgaaaaatatcaaaagaggcgtAAAGCTGTAACAGCAAAAAAGCGCACCTGCCATCAGAGGAGCAGCAAAGTCCCCGCAGAGTCAGAAGACCTTTACGACTTTGTCTTTGCGATTgcgagggaagaggaggagaatacACCGTGTAGCAAAAGAAGGAATGCCAAGGAGGAAGAAAGCCTTGCTAGCTGTTCCCGTCTCTCAGAAGAGGCTGCCAGTAGTTCTGGTACGGTTTGCACAGAGGGAACCCGATCTGCTGGGATGCCTTCTCTGAAAACAACGGGTCATTTCCGAAGTGTGTCCACACTGGAAGTGTTCTCCATCTCTCTGACCAGGAATACGTGCCAGATGCTGGGGAACCTGCTGAGCTCTTGGGTGTCTTTAGAAAAACTTGTTCTGTCTTTGAATG GCCTGGGCCCCGGCATCTTCAGTATCCTCTCTGGGCTCCGGGCCCTGTCTCGCCACAGCGATTACCGCCTCCGTGTGGTGCGCATCAGTGACATGTTCTCGCATGTCCCCTGCATGAATCTTGTTCATGCTTTCCTGAGTGCCGTGCCGTTACTTCAAACCCTCTTGGTCAGCTTTGATCTCAAAACCGCAACAGAGCGAGGCAGGCCGGAAGAGAGCTGGGACTCGTCACCCTTTGAAGAAGAGATTCCAG AGAGCCATTTGGAACACCTTGAAATCCGATTCCCTAGAGAGCCTCTTCAGACAAGTCTCCTGGTGCCTGTGTTGAAGGCCTCAAGGTCTCTCCAGAGCCTCTCTCTAGACAGCGTTGCAATTTCCTGTCCTCAAGAAGTTGGGCTTCTCCTACAGGCACTCAAAG AGTACAGCCCTAGCCTGAAGAAGCTAAGCTTTCATGATGTCAACCTTTCTGGCCACTCAAAAGAAGTCCTCCTCCTGCTACAGGATCCCGTTCTTCAAG AAATCACCTTTTCATTCTGTCGGCTGTTTGAAAACTGCACTGCTGAGCTCCTGTCCGAAATAATAAACGCCGTGAAGAAGAACTCAACACTGAAGAGCCTCAGACTCCCTGGAAATAGGCTGG GAAATCACAGGCTTGTTGCATTGGCTGACATTTTTTCTGAAGATTCATCATCTTCCATCTGTCATCTGGATTTAAG CTCTAACTGTATCAAACCTGCTGGACTCCTGGAGTTTGCCAAGAAGCTGGAGAATTACATAGCCCAACGTGGAGAACAAATCAAATTCACCAAGCTGTGCCTCTATCAGAACTGGCTGGACCAAGATACTGTAACTGCTCAAGAGGCTCTTTGGCGGCTAAAAGCTATGTGCAGCATAGTCAGTGACACGTGGGATTCATCTCAGGCCTTGGCTGACTATATCAGTGTGATGTGA